Proteins from a single region of Pseudopedobacter saltans DSM 12145:
- a CDS encoding DUF2683 family protein, with the protein METLIIQPESKEQLAAIKAFLKVLNVNFKANHVKHPANQFDFSDIAGKLEWEGDALKEQKKLRSEWD; encoded by the coding sequence ATGGAAACTTTAATTATACAACCAGAGAGCAAGGAGCAATTGGCTGCCATTAAAGCTTTTCTTAAAGTATTGAACGTAAACTTTAAGGCTAACCATGTAAAACACCCAGCTAATCAATTCGACTTTTCTGATATTGCCGGAAAATTAGAGTGGGAAGGAGATGCTTTAAAAGAACAAAAGAAATTACGTTCTGAATGGGATTGA